Proteins encoded together in one Mercenaria mercenaria strain notata chromosome 18, MADL_Memer_1, whole genome shotgun sequence window:
- the LOC128550453 gene encoding uncharacterized protein LOC128550453, translating to MALNSKLYMCFCALILLCTANYFIFIMSRRECYCDRTILKTINTLDVIKRSMPTSKLQEPELKKNETEKCETCFGKVPDCIVQYGLHRTATTLQFQILCLIMAILHEDEMNSVGCYHEKKKSTKYNVIKTHNVSRLLTKIPSDTWIFMTSSEALTSEEKHEMSMNRQKVRNKNFTVPYIADIDLVSKRGHNIVYEYQTFFGLSNETIQHIVEYFRYWDILRICCGLQMSSDWRNQLSPSANYITRHGLHSPSYPACEMYNISQVEQLLINTYAFRKFAHIDSLRNGIGKLSDLDGTLDGNYCRRCNANISKFHLEINQNCV from the exons ATGGCTTTAAATTCTAAATTATATATGTGTTTCTGTGCTTTAATACTTTTATGTACTgctaattattttattttcattatgagCAGAAGGGAATGTTACTGTGATCGAActattttaaaaactataaatacACTGGACGTAATAAAAAGATCCATGCCAACATCTAAATTACAGGAACCGGAACTGAAGAAAAACGAAACAGAGAAATGTGAG acgTGTTTTGGAAAAGTTCCCGATTGCATTGTACAGTATGGTTTGCATCGCACTGCAACAACCTTACAGTTCCAAATATTGTGTTTGATTATGGCAATTTTGCACGAAGATGAAATGAACTCTGTTGGATGCtatcatgaaaagaaaaaatccaCGAAATATAACGTTATAAAAACGCATAATGTAAGCCGTCTTCTGACGAAAATTCCGTCTGATACTTGGATTTTCATGACATCAAGCGAAGCCTTGACATCTGAGGAAAAACATGAAATGAGTATGAATAGACAGAAAGTTCGTAATAAAAACTTTACGGTTCCATATATTGCTGATATCGATTTGGTATCCAAACGTGGTCACAACATTGTTTATGAATACCAGACCTTTTTTGGTTTATCGAATGAAACAATACAGCATATTGTTGAATATTTCCGCTACTGGGATATACTGCGAATATGCTGTGGATTACAGATGTCCTCAGATTGGCGAAACCAACTGTCACCAAGTGCAAACTACATAACACGTCATGGTCTGCATAGTCCATCATATCCTGCATGTGAAATGTACAATATATCTCAAGTTGAACAACTTCTCATAAACACTTACGCCTTTCGGAAATTTGCACATATTGACTCACTTCGTAACGGTATTGGAAAGTTGTCAGATTTAGACGGTACGTTGGATGGAAACTATTGTAGACGTTGTAacgcaaatatttcaaaatttcatctAGAAATAAATCAGAATTGTGTATGA